Proteins found in one Megalobrama amblycephala isolate DHTTF-2021 linkage group LG5, ASM1881202v1, whole genome shotgun sequence genomic segment:
- the LOC125268197 gene encoding gastrula zinc finger protein XlCGF8.2DB-like, translating into MPFIKEESEDMKIEETFSVKQEDTEEQTDLMPLNEEIQDLNDVKEEKPDFITGENDLSCSQTEKTSSRKRTRKIGDRRYFTCFQCGKRFRQRENLKAHMKVHKGESPYTCQQCGRGFTGKGSLKAHMRVHTGEKPFTCEQCGKSFAHLGTLSYHKRLHTGESPFTCDRCGKRFRRKLNLRGHMRLHSRDNCFMCHQCGMSFTDSDHLMKHVITHIGEKRFICPHCGRTCSSKSNLEVHVRLHTGEKPFTCQQCGKGFNEKGNLQVHMRLHTGEKPFICLQCEMSFTYRRDLKIHLKAHSGNNSVVIGLPVTARRNKKPIM; encoded by the exons ATGCCGTtcattaaagaggagagtgaagacatgaagattgaagaaacattcagtgtgaaacaagaagatactgaggaacaaacag ACCTGATGCCGCTGAACGAGGAGATTCAAGATCTGAATGATGTAAAGGAAGAGAAACCAGATTTCATAACTGGGGAAAACGATCTTAGCTGCTCACAGACTGAAAagacttcctcacgaaaaagaACTCGAAAGATAGGGGATAGACGTTACTTCACCTGCTTTCAGTGTGGAAAGCGTTTCAGACAACGTGAGAACCTTAAAGCTCACATGAAAGTTCACAAAGGAGAGAgtccttacacctgccaacagtgtggaagaGGTTTCACTGgaaaaggaagccttaaagctcacatgagagttcacactggagagaagcctttcacctgcgaacagtgtggaaagagttttgcaCATCTAGGTACGCTTAGTTACCACAAAAGACTTCACACTGGAGAATCGCCTTTCACATGTGATCGGTGTGGAAAGAGGTTCAGACGTAAATTAAACCTCAGGGGCCACATGAGGCTTCACTCAAGAGATAACTGTTTTATGTGTCATCAGTGTGGAATGAGCTTCACAGACAGCGATCACCTTATGAAACATGTAATAACTCACATTGGAGAGAAGCGTTTCATTTGCCCTCACTGTGGAAGGACTTGCTCGAGCAAATCAAACCTTGAGGTTCACGTGAgacttcacactggagagaagcctttcacctgccaacagtgtggaaaaggTTTCAATGAAAAAGGAAACCTTCAAGTCCACATGAGgcttcacaccggagagaaacctttcattTGTCTTCAGTGTGAGATGAGTTTCACATATCGAAGAGACCTGAAAATTCATTTGAAAGCTCATTCTGGAAATAAcagtgttgtgattggtctaccggtTACTGCACGTAGAAACAAAAAGCCCATTATGTGA